A single genomic interval of Armigeres subalbatus isolate Guangzhou_Male chromosome 1, GZ_Asu_2, whole genome shotgun sequence harbors:
- the LOC134206538 gene encoding uncharacterized protein LOC134206538 yields MSQSPRGDSGFANGYDISALKVIEREEVEAVLAPPLLADRTRCINGLNKWRISMGLRPVTTPLKSSNSPEPGCSDPPKTAIGNIPRNQWTSQALINRSKKGRLILEAFQTSKVLSRKDRIFITHLIVDEFVDEFGKLTREELSLRSAELKCIFPTVEEHIWYKPASYRDGSGKKVKLGRVAKGCLFDRNHNYRRAPAVPAPLSEYGEQSSRAVQSFTDAITAESVAEYQETKVWFQHHHGEWDDIKKRWKATSAVRLHEIGKLEQITYQHLLDEYPILKNTGGYQLVKLDFTFKHPTKSDLLFNKFSGFRDRAKNLFRNEIPVQGRSLFALLDRELSDDSRDCITILLVFYIWPSTVTRLPNGNKWKPSLQECRESSILHLKSLADYETELSRLGRLNLSRGLPDHPVIVVVGATIDHINQFFVSYKDIAYRAETFLKALDVVFKIYTAYALRFPIEASGPWNFIAYTLFDFEPRGYKQSKEC; encoded by the exons ATGTCACAATCGCCAAGGGGCGATAGCGGGTTTG CAAATGGCTATGATATTTCAGCACTCAAAGTGATAGAGCGTGAAGAAGTGGAAGCTGTACTAGCACCACCTTTGCTAGCGGACAGAACTCGATGTATCAACGGATTGAACAAGTGGCGTATTTCTATG GGTTTACGACCGGTGACGACTCCATTGAAAAGCAGTAATTCACCGGAGCCAGGTTGTTCCGATCCACCAAAAACCGCAATCGGGAACATACCACGAAACCAATGGACTTCGCAGGCTTTAATTAATAGGTCAAAGAAAGGCAGATTGATTTTAGAAGCATTCCAAACATCCAAAGTCCTCTCTAGAAAGGATCGCATCTTTATCACCCATCTAattgtagatgagtttgtggaCGAATTCGGAAAACTAACGCGCGAGGAACTATCTCTTCGTTCCGCAGAGCTGAAGTGCATTTTTCCGACAGTTGAAGAG CATATCTGGTACAAACCAGCATCCTATCGTGACGGAAGCGGAAAGAAGGTCAAGTTGGGACGTGTTGCCAAAGGCTGCTTATTCGACCGTAATCACAACTATCGCCGTGCACCAGCGGTTCCCGCGCCGTTATCGGAATACGGTGAGCAATCTTCGAGAGCAGTGCAATCATTCACCGACGCTATTACGGCAGAATCAG TGGCAGAGTATCAAGAAACGAAAGTTTGGTTTCAACACCATCACGGTGAGTGGGACGATATCAAAAAGCGATGGAAAGCAACTAGTGCAGTACGTTTGCACGAAATTGGCAAGCTTGAGCAAATCACCTACCAACATCTTCTTGACGAATACCCGATACTCAAGAATACTGGTGGATATCAGCTGGTTAAATTGGATTTCACCTTTAAGCATCCAACGAAGAGTGACCTATTGTTCAACAAATTTTCGGGTTTTCGTGATCGTGCTAAAAATTTATTCCGCAACGAAATACCGGTACAAGGAAGATCACTTTTTGCTTTGCTAGACAGGGAGCTGTCGGATG ATTCGAGAGATTGTATCACTATCTTGCTAGTGTTTTACATATGGCCCAGTACCGTCACGCGCCTTCCGAATGGAAATAAATGGAAGCCATCCCTACAGGAGTGTAGAGAAAGCAGCATCCTTCATTTGAAAAGCTTGGCTGATTACGAAACGGAACTTTCGAGACTCGGTCGCCTAAATTTGTCGAGGGGATTACCTGATCACCCTGTAATCGTCGTAGTAGGTGCCACAATTGACCACATCAATCAGTTCTTCGTAAGCTACAAGGACATAGCTTATAGAGCGGAAACATTCCTGAAAGCACTGGACGTCGTGTTCAAAATATACACTGCATACGCCTTACGTTTCCCCATCGAAGCATCTGGTCCATGGAATTTCATCGCATACACTTTGTTCGACTTTGAGCCCCGAGGATACAAACAAAGCAAAGAGTGTTGA